The following coding sequences lie in one Corynebacterium humireducens NBRC 106098 = DSM 45392 genomic window:
- a CDS encoding alpha/beta hydrolase: MSVITGARSVSRRIIAALVAFATALTVMVAGGVGTAHADNRGWLRPDATGHCEWDPVQYWVQRCDVWSPSTGANITVQVQPAARGGNAGFYLLDGLRATNHANAWTVDVNAPALYVDSNITLVMPVGGAGSFYADWEHPATYDLNNPVTYQWETFLTSELPGYLAQHFGVAPDNNSIAGLSMGGTAALNIAAKHPGQFRQALSWSGYLTQTMPGMQTLMRVALLDAGGFNVNAMYGTVINPRRFENDPFLNMEGLRGKDVYISAATGFWGPEDANYPMNLKLSATPLEMLAGVSTRLWEVKARATGLNVTADYPLTGIHNWNQFGYQLHKTKPRVLDVMNAW; this comes from the coding sequence ATGTCCGTCATCACCGGAGCCCGCAGCGTGAGCAGGAGAATCATTGCGGCCCTGGTCGCCTTCGCCACCGCCCTGACCGTCATGGTCGCAGGTGGCGTGGGTACCGCCCATGCAGACAACCGCGGGTGGCTGCGCCCCGACGCCACCGGCCACTGCGAGTGGGACCCCGTCCAGTACTGGGTCCAGCGCTGCGACGTCTGGTCCCCGTCGACCGGCGCGAACATCACCGTCCAGGTCCAGCCCGCCGCCCGCGGCGGCAACGCAGGTTTCTACCTGCTCGACGGCCTGCGTGCCACCAACCACGCGAACGCCTGGACCGTCGACGTCAACGCCCCGGCGCTCTACGTCGACTCCAACATCACCCTGGTCATGCCGGTCGGTGGTGCAGGTTCCTTCTACGCGGACTGGGAGCACCCGGCGACCTACGACCTGAACAACCCGGTCACCTACCAGTGGGAGACCTTCCTCACCTCTGAGCTGCCGGGCTACCTGGCGCAGCACTTCGGCGTCGCACCGGACAACAACTCCATCGCCGGCCTGTCCATGGGCGGCACCGCGGCCCTGAACATCGCCGCGAAGCACCCGGGACAGTTCCGTCAGGCCCTGTCCTGGTCCGGCTACCTGACCCAGACCATGCCGGGCATGCAGACCCTCATGCGTGTCGCGCTTCTCGACGCCGGCGGCTTCAACGTCAACGCCATGTACGGCACCGTGATCAACCCGCGCCGTTTCGAGAACGACCCGTTCCTCAACATGGAGGGCCTGCGCGGCAAGGACGTCTACATCTCCGCCGCCACCGGTTTCTGGGGTCCGGAGGACGCCAACTACCCGATGAACCTCAAGCTCTCCGCCACCCCGCTGGAGATGCTGGCCGGTGTCTCCACCCGCCTGTGGGAGGTCAAGGCCCGTGCCACCGGCCTCAACGTGACCGCCGACTACCCGCTGACCGGCATCCACAACTGGAACCAGTTCGGCTACCAGCTGCACAAGACCAAGCCGCGCGTCCTCGACGTGATGAACGCCTGGTAA
- a CDS encoding alpha/beta hydrolase-fold protein has protein sequence MRDTASRSPQSRRPWLAAVVLPTTLALGLSVAPAAQAQSILPGSSGSSLSDSIRPSDPPQRTPINTEYPDIANLPAGVKVERLEWITNRRIALFIRSAAMPDQIQQVQILLARDWHSSPGRTFPEVWALDGLRAREDDSGWTIETNIEQFYADKNVNVILPIGGESSFYSDWQRPDNGKHYKWETFLIRELVPILDEGFRSSKTRSIVGLSMGGTAAMNLAQHNPHMFSFVGSFSGYLDTTSVGMAESILAAQRDAGGYDGTRMWGQPGDQAWIDNDPKLGIEALRDMKVYVSAGSGQDDFGNPDSVATGPANPAGIGLEILSRMTSETFVREARKVGVEPVVHFRPSGVHAWPYWQFEMSQAWPHMANAMQLSREDRGTDCITVGAIAAATQSGVIGSCVTNEYPVEDGMRQDFRNGVAYWSPDTGAHALYGAINARYHHIGGPASWLGFPTTGERVTPDGVGRYVHFENGSIYWTPSTGAREIPKALFNSWAATGYERGDLGYPTGAPQNVKGGQVQQFQRGVIATTPDGRTHWVRGAIAEKYASLKTAESELGFPTSDEKIIRGGAFQEFENGNIYWSAATGAKYIKYGAIFDHWGTKGYEGGEFGYPAADHANVPAGGEVVRFQNGTISQLNGRIVEGRN, from the coding sequence ATGCGCGACACCGCATCCCGTTCCCCGCAGAGCCGCCGCCCCTGGCTCGCCGCCGTCGTCCTCCCCACCACCCTGGCCCTCGGACTGTCGGTGGCACCCGCCGCCCAGGCGCAGAGCATCCTGCCGGGCAGCTCCGGCAGCAGCCTCTCGGACTCCATCCGTCCCTCCGACCCGCCGCAGCGCACCCCGATCAACACCGAGTACCCCGACATCGCGAACCTCCCCGCAGGCGTGAAGGTCGAGCGCCTCGAGTGGATCACCAACCGCCGCATCGCCCTGTTCATCCGTTCCGCCGCCATGCCGGACCAGATCCAGCAGGTCCAGATCCTCCTCGCCCGTGACTGGCACTCCAGCCCCGGCCGCACCTTCCCCGAGGTCTGGGCACTCGACGGTCTCCGCGCCCGCGAGGACGACTCCGGCTGGACCATCGAGACCAACATCGAGCAGTTCTACGCCGACAAGAACGTCAACGTGATCCTGCCGATCGGCGGCGAGTCCTCCTTCTACTCCGACTGGCAGCGCCCCGACAACGGCAAGCACTACAAGTGGGAGACCTTCCTCATCCGCGAGCTCGTCCCGATCCTCGACGAGGGCTTCCGCTCCAGCAAGACCCGCTCCATCGTCGGCCTGTCCATGGGCGGCACCGCCGCGATGAACCTCGCGCAGCACAACCCGCACATGTTCTCCTTCGTGGGCTCCTTCTCCGGCTACCTGGACACCACCTCCGTCGGCATGGCCGAGTCCATCCTCGCCGCACAGCGCGACGCCGGCGGCTACGACGGCACCCGCATGTGGGGCCAGCCGGGCGACCAGGCCTGGATCGACAACGACCCGAAGCTGGGCATCGAGGCCCTCCGCGACATGAAGGTCTACGTCTCCGCCGGCTCCGGCCAGGACGACTTCGGCAACCCCGACTCCGTGGCCACCGGCCCCGCCAACCCCGCCGGCATCGGCCTGGAGATCCTCTCCCGCATGACCTCCGAGACCTTCGTCCGCGAGGCCCGCAAGGTCGGCGTCGAGCCGGTCGTCCACTTCCGCCCCTCCGGCGTCCACGCCTGGCCGTACTGGCAGTTCGAGATGTCCCAGGCCTGGCCGCACATGGCCAACGCCATGCAGCTCTCCCGCGAGGACCGCGGCACGGACTGCATCACCGTCGGCGCCATCGCCGCCGCCACCCAGTCCGGCGTCATCGGCTCCTGCGTGACCAACGAGTACCCGGTCGAGGACGGCATGCGCCAGGACTTCCGCAACGGCGTCGCCTACTGGTCCCCGGACACCGGTGCCCACGCCCTGTACGGCGCCATCAACGCCCGCTACCACCACATCGGCGGCCCCGCCTCCTGGCTCGGCTTCCCGACGACCGGTGAGCGGGTCACCCCCGACGGCGTCGGCCGCTACGTCCACTTCGAGAACGGCTCCATCTACTGGACCCCGTCCACCGGCGCCCGCGAGATCCCGAAGGCACTGTTCAACTCCTGGGCCGCCACCGGCTACGAGCGCGGCGACCTGGGCTACCCGACCGGTGCCCCGCAGAACGTGAAGGGCGGCCAGGTCCAGCAGTTCCAGCGTGGCGTCATCGCCACCACCCCGGACGGCCGGACCCACTGGGTGCGCGGTGCCATCGCCGAGAAGTACGCCTCCCTCAAGACCGCCGAGTCCGAGCTGGGCTTCCCGACCTCCGACGAGAAGATCATCCGCGGCGGAGCGTTCCAGGAGTTCGAGAACGGCAACATCTACTGGTCCGCCGCCACCGGCGCGAAGTACATCAAGTACGGTGCCATCTTCGACCACTGGGGCACGAAGGGCTACGAGGGCGGCGAGTTCGGCTACCCGGCCGCCGACCACGCCAACGTCCCGGCCGGCGGTGAGGTCGTCCGCTTCCAGAACGGCACCATCAGCCAGCTCAACGGACGCATCGTGGAGGGGCGGAACTGA
- a CDS encoding DUF732 domain-containing protein — translation MRTPARSGLLAALLIGALTLTACGDATVDDNDSTPTSIAPLERAPRETRTEDSDGDGAASAGRDAAPGRPRAADPGPQDQGAREIDEIPEPGMPRTPEDVQFLGELTDEGIDVEGVESQLIGTAAIVCNDDDSEFGRATVPAVAGQLVSQGRTDKSVEDVTAIIEAAAKNAYC, via the coding sequence ATGCGCACACCGGCCAGGTCCGGCCTGCTCGCCGCCCTCCTGATCGGCGCGCTCACCCTCACCGCCTGCGGTGACGCCACGGTGGACGACAACGACTCCACCCCGACGTCCATCGCCCCGCTCGAGCGGGCACCGCGGGAGACGCGCACGGAGGACAGCGACGGGGACGGCGCGGCGTCGGCAGGCAGGGACGCGGCCCCCGGCCGTCCCCGGGCCGCCGACCCGGGCCCGCAGGACCAGGGCGCCCGGGAGATCGACGAGATCCCCGAGCCCGGGATGCCCCGCACCCCCGAGGACGTCCAGTTCCTGGGCGAACTCACCGACGAGGGCATCGACGTCGAGGGCGTCGAGAGCCAGCTCATCGGCACCGCCGCCATCGTGTGCAATGACGACGACAGCGAGTTCGGCCGTGCGACCGTTCCCGCGGTCGCCGGCCAGCTGGTGAGCCAGGGACGGACGGACAAGTCCGTGGAAGACGTGACGGCCATCATCGAGGCCGCCGCGAAGAACGCCTACTGTTAG